A section of the Bifidobacterium sp. ESL0728 genome encodes:
- the murJ gene encoding murein biosynthesis integral membrane protein MurJ, translating into MSSSVGHNSMVMAVGTAASRVTGQIRTILLAAALGTTGLAANAYQAGSTIPQVIFTLVSGGIFNAVLVPQIVRTLKAKDAEDRLNKLITFAIVLLAGVTALVAALTPLLVRLYVHAGPDMLALSTSFTFWCVPQIFFYGLYTVIGQILAAKDHFGTYAWSSVGANVISCIGFTVFIFVFGRSSHQPLGYWTAGKMALTAGTWTLGVAFQALILFVPLFRIGIHYRPSWGIRGIGLRSMGSVAAWSLGIVVAGQISNIVNTRVLTSIPGKAAAAQHLSQFDVAGNASYQNAYTIYILPYSLIAVSVATAVFPKIAQAIADRNIDAARGDLSESLRNVWLMMCFFTVAFVVMPTPIALALLPSVSVKEAVLMAAPMSLLSLSLPISSAYLLIQRTFYGFEDGYHPFLFVVIQNVIQIGILLVGCLFISPSNWASLLAFSSAAGYILSFPTLLVMIRKRFDGNIDGKRITATYTKGIIATLIAIAGGLLLRYPVYALFHSDIEPGSGVRGGHMNWFQAVGVCCVLAIVIILLYVGTLWVLRTHELMPIARSLAGKFGIKLPGGADARGRVNDNGNGNGNDNGSGSTANDSNDNGGTNTSGNANRNVSDNGNRNASGNGTTRSVRSSAHTADGFSQIINGTQSDAGPANLTSSDAGSADLTSSDATSANLTSSDATSANLTPAERNFARTEEIEDAGIPGNFGVPDEPDVPQTDETNDSDNPDNSDDSDNSDNSNNSNNSDLSQTNNANNWGTNQTGKPEMLQETRINDSPVAPRGATVGGMPTTNVDSPDTEKKGF; encoded by the coding sequence ATGAGTTCTTCTGTAGGTCATAATTCGATGGTTATGGCCGTGGGCACGGCCGCGAGCCGCGTCACCGGTCAGATTCGCACCATCTTGCTTGCCGCCGCTCTTGGTACCACCGGGCTGGCGGCGAACGCCTATCAGGCCGGCTCAACCATTCCGCAGGTCATCTTCACGCTCGTTTCCGGCGGCATCTTCAACGCCGTGCTTGTTCCGCAGATCGTACGGACGCTCAAGGCCAAGGACGCCGAAGACCGGCTCAACAAGCTCATCACCTTCGCCATCGTTTTGCTCGCCGGGGTCACCGCGCTCGTCGCGGCGCTCACCCCGCTTCTGGTGCGGCTTTACGTGCACGCCGGTCCGGATATGCTCGCGCTTTCCACCTCCTTCACCTTCTGGTGCGTCCCGCAGATCTTCTTCTACGGGCTTTACACGGTCATCGGCCAGATTTTGGCGGCGAAAGACCATTTCGGCACCTACGCGTGGAGCTCGGTGGGCGCCAACGTCATCAGCTGCATCGGTTTCACGGTGTTCATCTTCGTGTTCGGCCGCTCAAGCCACCAGCCGCTCGGCTACTGGACCGCCGGCAAAATGGCGCTGACCGCCGGAACGTGGACGCTCGGCGTGGCCTTCCAGGCGCTGATTCTGTTCGTTCCGCTCTTCCGCATCGGCATTCATTACCGCCCGAGCTGGGGGATACGCGGCATCGGCCTGCGCTCGATGGGTTCCGTGGCGGCATGGAGCCTCGGCATCGTCGTGGCCGGGCAGATCTCGAACATCGTCAATACCCGCGTGCTCACCAGCATCCCCGGGAAAGCCGCCGCAGCGCAGCACTTGAGCCAGTTCGACGTCGCCGGCAACGCCTCGTACCAGAACGCGTACACCATTTACATCCTGCCGTATTCGCTGATTGCCGTCTCCGTGGCCACGGCCGTTTTCCCCAAAATCGCGCAGGCCATCGCCGACCGCAACATCGACGCCGCGCGCGGCGACCTCAGCGAATCCCTGCGCAACGTATGGCTGATGATGTGCTTCTTCACCGTCGCCTTCGTCGTGATGCCCACGCCGATTGCGCTGGCCCTGCTTCCCAGCGTCAGCGTCAAGGAAGCCGTGCTGATGGCAGCACCGATGAGTCTGCTCTCGCTGAGCCTGCCGATTTCCTCGGCCTACCTGCTCATCCAGCGCACGTTCTACGGCTTCGAGGACGGCTACCATCCATTCCTGTTCGTCGTCATCCAAAACGTCATACAAATCGGCATTCTGCTGGTCGGCTGCCTCTTCATCTCGCCTTCGAACTGGGCCTCATTGCTCGCGTTCTCAAGCGCGGCCGGCTATATTCTCTCGTTCCCGACGCTGCTGGTGATGATCCGCAAACGTTTCGATGGCAATATCGACGGCAAGCGCATCACCGCGACCTACACCAAGGGCATCATCGCCACGCTGATCGCCATCGCCGGCGGGCTGTTGCTGCGCTACCCGGTCTACGCGCTGTTCCATTCGGACATCGAGCCGGGCTCGGGCGTGCGCGGCGGGCACATGAACTGGTTCCAGGCCGTTGGCGTCTGCTGCGTGCTGGCCATCGTCATCATCCTGCTTTACGTGGGTACGCTGTGGGTGCTGCGTACGCACGAATTGATGCCCATCGCCCGCTCGCTTGCCGGCAAATTCGGCATCAAACTCCCTGGCGGGGCTGACGCTCGCGGTCGCGTAAACGATAATGGTAATGGAAACGGCAACGATAACGGTAGCGGCAGCACTGCCAATGACAGCAACGACAACGGCGGCACCAACACCAGCGGCAATGCCAACCGGAACGTCAGCGATAACGGCAACCGGAACGCCAGCGGCAACGGCACCACACGGTCTGTCCGAAGCAGCGCGCACACCGCCGACGGCTTCAGCCAAATCATCAACGGCACCCAATCCGACGCCGGCCCAGCCAACCTCACCTCCTCCGACGCCGGCTCGGCCGACCTCACCTCCTCCGACGCCACCTCAGCCAACCTCACCTCCTCCGACGCCACCTCAGCCAACCTCACGCCGGCCGAGCGCAACTTCGCGCGTACGGAGGAAATCGAAGACGCGGGCATTCCCGGCAATTTCGGCGTACCGGACGAACCGGATGTGCCGCAAACGGACGAAACGAACGATTCGGATAATCCAGACAATTCCGACGATTCGGATAATTCAGACAATTCAAACAATTCAAACAATTCCGACTTATCACAAACGAATAATGCGAATAATTGGGGCACGAACCAAACAGGGAAGCCCGAAATGTTGCAAGAAACAAGGATCAACGATTCGCCTGTTGCGCCCCGTGGCGCTACAGTAGGGGGTATGCCCACCACGAACGTCGATTCCCCAGATACCGAAAAGAAGGGCTTCTAG